One window of the Streptomyces sp. NBC_00259 genome contains the following:
- a CDS encoding serpin family protein translates to MDDAAGTEHTGAIPTEPGRVALPGAPSVPGAPERAVQAMGERWLREFGEEGDFVCSPAGLWLALGAVAAGARGGTAEELRALLGVAGDDAAEAVTSTARVLAGTDALAVATRVWSRIPVYRAYREALPDIGFGPLGLDQDEIDAWVREATDGQLDKLPIRILPETLLALVNALVLKACWETPFQGHLTRPAPFTDAMGTVHQVPTMHRQLAPGEAWNAGTAQVAELRCDGEAGARVRLVLGPPGAGPAEVLPAAWAPRDTRTPLDAEAVGIALPRLALRTTTDVTPRLPALGVLRATSPLADFSGLSPEPLEISLVVQEAVLKIAELGVEAAAVTAVLARPGGAFRPRRTVRLAYDRPFGVVVLDASGELPLFAAWQSSVPAGDPMPESDHLGTFPPPPPLPPSFRPVVPGAGS, encoded by the coding sequence GTGGACGACGCGGCGGGGACGGAACACACGGGAGCGATACCCACGGAGCCGGGCCGGGTCGCCCTGCCCGGCGCTCCCAGCGTTCCCGGCGCTCCCGAGCGGGCGGTCCAGGCCATGGGGGAGCGGTGGCTGAGGGAGTTCGGCGAGGAAGGCGACTTCGTCTGCTCGCCCGCCGGACTGTGGCTGGCGCTCGGTGCCGTGGCGGCGGGCGCGCGCGGCGGGACCGCGGAAGAACTGCGAGCCCTGCTGGGAGTCGCCGGGGACGACGCGGCCGAGGCCGTCACGTCCACGGCGCGGGTGCTCGCCGGGACGGACGCGCTGGCCGTCGCCACCCGGGTGTGGAGCAGGATCCCGGTGTACCGGGCCTACCGCGAGGCGCTGCCCGATATCGGATTCGGCCCGCTCGGCCTCGACCAGGACGAGATCGACGCCTGGGTGAGGGAGGCGACGGACGGGCAGTTGGACAAGCTGCCGATCCGGATCCTGCCGGAGACGCTTCTCGCGCTGGTCAACGCCCTCGTCCTGAAGGCGTGTTGGGAGACTCCCTTCCAGGGGCACCTGACGAGGCCCGCGCCCTTCACCGACGCCATGGGGACGGTGCACCAGGTGCCGACGATGCACCGGCAGCTGGCACCCGGCGAGGCGTGGAACGCGGGCACGGCCCAGGTCGCCGAGCTGCGCTGCGACGGCGAGGCCGGGGCGAGGGTACGCCTCGTCCTCGGCCCACCCGGGGCCGGCCCCGCGGAGGTGCTGCCCGCCGCGTGGGCACCACGTGACACACGCACACCCCTCGACGCGGAGGCCGTGGGTATCGCCTTGCCGCGCCTCGCCCTGCGGACGACGACGGACGTCACGCCTCGACTCCCCGCGCTGGGAGTGCTGCGGGCGACGAGCCCGCTCGCCGACTTCTCCGGACTGTCACCGGAGCCGCTGGAGATCTCGCTGGTCGTCCAGGAGGCCGTCCTCAAGATCGCCGAACTCGGCGTGGAAGCGGCGGCCGTCACGGCGGTCCTGGCCCGCCCGGGCGGCGCGTTCCGCCCCCGGCGGACCGTCCGGCTGGCCTACGACCGCCCGTTCGGCGTCGTCGTGCTCGACGCCTCCGGGGAGCTCCCCCTCTTCGCCGCCTGGCAGTCGAGCGTCCCGGCGGGCGACCCGATGCCCGAGTCGGACCACCTCGGCACGTTCCCGCCCCCGCCGCCGCTCCCGCCGTCGTTCCGGCCGGTGGTCCCGGGCGCGGGGTCCTGA
- the gdhA gene encoding NADP-specific glutamate dehydrogenase, giving the protein MPSTASSLASVATWIEALEQAVQQRNPGEPEFHQAVHEVLETLAPVISLRPELREAKLVERMVEPERQIIFRVPWQDDRGEIHVNRGFRVEFNSALGPYKGGLRFHPSVNLGIVKFLAFEQIFKNALTGLGIGGGKGGSDFDPRGRSDAEVMRFCQSFMTELHRHLGEHTDAPAGDIGVGAREIGYLFGQYRRMTNRWEAGVLTGKGTAWGGSHVRTEATGYGTVLFTAEMLKMRGEHLAGQQVTVSGSGNVAIYTVEKAQELGAHVRTVSDSAGYVVDDKGIDLPLLKQIKEVERGRVSDYAARRGSSARYILGGSVWEVPTDVALPSATQNELTAQDAATLVRNGVKAVSEGANMPTTPDAVRILRDAGVAFGPAKAANAGGVATSALEMRQNAGRDSWPFARVEEELAQVMGRIHDTVYETAERYDRPGDYAAGANIAGFERVADAMLAQGLI; this is encoded by the coding sequence ATGCCATCCACCGCCTCCAGCCTCGCCAGTGTCGCCACCTGGATCGAAGCCCTGGAGCAGGCCGTCCAGCAGCGCAACCCCGGTGAGCCCGAGTTCCACCAGGCCGTCCACGAGGTGCTGGAGACGCTCGCACCGGTGATCAGCCTCCGTCCCGAACTCCGCGAGGCGAAACTGGTCGAGCGCATGGTCGAGCCGGAGCGGCAGATCATCTTCCGGGTGCCCTGGCAGGACGACCGCGGTGAGATCCACGTCAACCGCGGCTTCCGGGTGGAGTTCAACAGCGCCCTCGGCCCGTACAAGGGCGGGCTGCGCTTCCACCCCTCCGTGAACCTGGGGATCGTGAAGTTCCTCGCGTTCGAGCAGATCTTCAAGAACGCGCTGACCGGACTCGGCATCGGCGGCGGCAAGGGCGGCAGCGACTTCGACCCCCGTGGCCGCTCCGACGCCGAAGTGATGCGCTTCTGCCAGTCGTTCATGACCGAACTGCACCGCCATCTCGGCGAGCACACCGACGCCCCGGCGGGCGACATCGGCGTCGGCGCCCGGGAGATCGGCTACCTCTTCGGCCAGTACCGGCGCATGACCAACCGCTGGGAGGCCGGCGTGCTGACCGGCAAGGGCACCGCCTGGGGCGGCTCGCACGTACGCACCGAGGCCACCGGGTACGGCACCGTGCTCTTCACCGCCGAGATGCTGAAGATGCGCGGTGAGCACCTCGCCGGCCAGCAGGTCACGGTCTCGGGCTCGGGCAACGTCGCCATCTACACCGTCGAGAAGGCGCAGGAACTCGGCGCCCACGTGCGTACCGTCTCCGACTCGGCCGGTTACGTCGTCGACGACAAGGGCATCGACCTGCCGCTGCTCAAGCAGATCAAGGAGGTCGAGCGCGGCCGGGTGAGCGACTACGCGGCCCGCCGGGGCAGCTCCGCGCGCTACATCCTGGGCGGCAGCGTCTGGGAGGTGCCCACCGATGTGGCCCTGCCGTCCGCGACCCAGAACGAGCTGACCGCGCAGGACGCGGCCACCCTCGTACGCAACGGGGTCAAGGCCGTCTCGGAGGGGGCGAACATGCCCACCACCCCGGACGCGGTACGGATCCTGCGGGACGCGGGCGTCGCCTTCGGCCCCGCGAAGGCCGCGAACGCGGGCGGGGTGGCCACCAGCGCCCTCGAGATGCGGCAGAACGCGGGCCGGGACAGCTGGCCCTTCGCCCGGGTCGAGGAGGAACTCGCCCAGGTGATGGGCCGTATCCACGACACGGTGTACGAGACGGCCGAACGCTACGACAGGCCAGGGGACTACGCGGCGGGAGCGAACATCGCCGGCTTCGAAAGGGTCGCGGACGCGATGCTTGCCCAGGGGCTCATCTGA
- a CDS encoding type IV toxin-antitoxin system AbiEi family antitoxin domain-containing protein: MQTRRIRALTHAARQLCASCPLWAECLRGAVTQSEPGGYIAATTLEDRRWIRRRLDIGDDQGDLPDTSAGPHSADHDAVLDAFDALQERRSAGRGTAARATAQGQQHGHTNEVAMTAPAGERITFSLSDPARAIQDAVLAPLVCSALATLEVTEKLAGILVHTPSAGPTPRMLDALRSARLRLAAWRTATGDETPYFPADGGLTASVSLELAASNPLVALRQDIFEPLLRRLAESLRHIEDLTSILVAAPGDTTDGVPHATELAAVRAALRELDFHLEQYQVTSPHREAEAPDPARALGVPQNVAHHPHLRPVSFGAPADTATPSAPRAVPSLRKAVEQAVASFPGPFTGRDVLLALPPGAYRDAGKSVSNALSAMVKSGRLRRLHRGTYTAVSPSSSTASSHS, translated from the coding sequence ATGCAAACGCGAAGGATCCGGGCTCTCACGCATGCCGCACGACAGCTCTGCGCCTCCTGTCCTCTCTGGGCGGAGTGCCTGCGGGGTGCGGTCACCCAGTCCGAACCGGGCGGCTACATCGCCGCCACCACCCTGGAGGACCGTCGCTGGATCCGCCGGCGGCTCGACATCGGTGATGACCAGGGGGACTTGCCCGACACGAGTGCAGGCCCCCACAGCGCGGATCACGATGCCGTGCTCGACGCGTTCGACGCCCTCCAGGAACGCCGGTCGGCGGGCCGGGGCACGGCGGCGCGCGCCACGGCACAAGGCCAGCAGCACGGACACACGAACGAGGTAGCGATGACGGCCCCGGCTGGCGAACGGATCACGTTCTCACTCAGCGATCCGGCCCGCGCCATACAGGACGCCGTCCTCGCCCCACTGGTGTGCTCCGCCCTCGCCACGCTCGAAGTCACCGAGAAGCTCGCCGGGATCCTGGTGCACACTCCCTCGGCCGGACCGACGCCCCGGATGCTCGACGCCTTGCGGAGCGCACGTCTGCGTCTCGCGGCATGGCGTACCGCGACCGGGGACGAGACCCCGTACTTCCCGGCGGACGGCGGGCTCACCGCGTCCGTCAGCCTGGAACTGGCGGCCAGCAATCCTCTTGTCGCCCTGCGGCAGGACATCTTCGAGCCGCTGCTGCGTCGTCTCGCCGAGTCGCTCCGGCACATCGAGGACCTCACCTCGATCCTGGTCGCCGCCCCGGGCGACACCACGGATGGCGTCCCCCACGCCACGGAACTGGCGGCCGTCCGCGCCGCACTGCGCGAACTCGACTTCCACCTGGAGCAGTACCAGGTCACCTCACCGCACCGCGAGGCCGAGGCCCCGGATCCCGCCCGTGCGCTCGGTGTCCCGCAGAACGTCGCCCACCACCCGCATCTGCGGCCCGTCTCCTTCGGTGCCCCTGCCGACACCGCGACCCCGTCCGCCCCGCGCGCCGTACCGAGCCTGCGCAAGGCGGTGGAGCAGGCGGTGGCCTCGTTCCCCGGTCCCTTCACCGGCAGGGACGTCCTGCTGGCGCTGCCTCCCGGCGCGTACCGCGACGCGGGGAAGTCTGTGAGCAACGCCCTGTCCGCGATGGTCAAGTCGGGCCGGCTGCGGCGCCTGCACCGCGGTACGTACACGGCGGTCTCCCCGTCCTCCAGCACCGCCTCCTCGCACTCCTGA
- a CDS encoding ATP-binding protein — MFMMILLGGAVAFFVIAMILAAGSPASKGKNRGSAGGRGSGGSSARTQDRAARREDMRLPYRFADDMLFVHGDSVWTGLVLPTAIDEYLNESELRAMAEGPARGLLNLARGDRNVECHYRKVYRPITAVDWAEQLNAVAWDPTENYKAYNLRKAEYQERIGAMRERNILLVKLGSLKRGSNGDGGVLPGGDDPVEDPGLTRALRGATDRAAASATGVHDEYLSPVVLAQWTQVAREVHESLEGLGGAPLTREELVWLIRKPLHGELPVPPEPVLGSRSWGPDQFDLVVDFSGENRKTHIVLHQYDEVTGERHTSYTTTLVAAGWPAETRFRQSTAWARYAAQNVEFPVEIDMRFTLIPYLRFKDRAGKINGNLIDEMNDMATSGRSPDTKLASQVTRAQHLVDDVEEHKMPGMEAQIRFTISAPDVAELERRRRVLEMQFKQDLKVTLLRPTRQQWRLLQSQLPGDAPKLPIAPYLRLQEVEQLGAGLPTAGTELGDNPEQRSGKRLGWVGNLVGWAGKMPVHYSLHVGPARNDGGGLAIVGASGGGKSSLALQKFYEESEAGVRCLVIDPKTDFAQLCYYLGFGSQVNDPDFAHDAETGLLGTEASRFRPVNPEFWAETEVVDLLKGQAGVLDPWVIARDVPSGRLLAETMLRGFLGDEDYQRVRLPVIEAMATVVGWYNSAIRQATEQGLGARDAEQRVPRPTLWQVVDEVVRAYDHAVSTGDRESAKDLKLAQMLLTELRTLPYARLAFAERPQPLSAMRKRRTVITLRGFQSPAASDPRSWNPAERLAATALMAVVELGSQMLDVGYEKNPVTGEVGLRPKALFVDEAYVVTATESGRDLMRRALKQGRSYLAVTVLITQQAIDLVQIEDSEARSGGANQIHTVFAFKQKSAQEASLVAPLLGRPENDPKVISALQELRTGVCLQRDADKRVGTVAVDLVFKEILAATDTNGTTRPSRQGIDPPLSVWDWTFLQEAGESDPAPRPEAEPTAAV, encoded by the coding sequence ATGTTCATGATGATCCTTCTGGGCGGGGCGGTCGCCTTCTTCGTGATCGCCATGATCCTGGCCGCCGGTTCCCCGGCCTCCAAGGGGAAGAACCGCGGCTCCGCAGGCGGGCGCGGTTCAGGAGGCTCCTCGGCCCGGACACAGGACCGGGCCGCCCGCCGCGAGGACATGCGGCTCCCGTACCGCTTCGCCGACGACATGCTCTTCGTGCACGGCGACTCGGTGTGGACCGGGCTCGTCCTGCCCACCGCCATCGACGAGTACCTCAACGAGTCGGAACTGCGGGCGATGGCCGAGGGCCCGGCCCGCGGCCTGCTCAACCTCGCCCGTGGCGACCGGAACGTCGAGTGCCACTACCGCAAGGTGTACCGGCCGATCACGGCCGTCGACTGGGCCGAGCAGCTCAACGCCGTCGCCTGGGACCCGACCGAGAACTACAAGGCGTACAACCTGCGCAAGGCCGAGTACCAGGAGCGCATCGGCGCGATGCGCGAGCGCAACATCCTCCTCGTCAAACTCGGTTCCCTGAAGCGCGGCTCGAACGGCGACGGCGGGGTGCTGCCCGGCGGCGACGACCCGGTCGAGGACCCGGGGCTGACCCGTGCCCTGCGCGGTGCGACGGACCGCGCGGCCGCGAGCGCCACCGGAGTCCACGACGAGTATCTGTCACCGGTCGTCCTGGCCCAGTGGACCCAGGTCGCCCGCGAGGTGCACGAGAGCCTCGAAGGCCTCGGCGGCGCGCCGTTGACCCGCGAGGAGCTGGTCTGGCTGATCCGCAAGCCGCTCCACGGCGAACTGCCCGTGCCGCCCGAGCCGGTGCTCGGCTCCCGCTCCTGGGGCCCCGACCAGTTCGACCTGGTCGTCGACTTCTCCGGCGAGAACCGCAAGACGCACATCGTGCTGCACCAGTACGACGAGGTCACCGGTGAACGGCACACCAGCTACACGACCACCCTGGTCGCCGCCGGCTGGCCCGCCGAGACCCGCTTCCGCCAGTCCACGGCATGGGCGCGCTACGCCGCGCAGAACGTCGAGTTCCCGGTCGAGATCGACATGCGGTTCACCCTGATCCCGTACCTCAGGTTCAAGGACCGTGCCGGGAAGATCAACGGCAACCTCATCGACGAGATGAACGACATGGCCACCTCCGGCCGTTCACCCGACACGAAGCTCGCCAGCCAGGTCACCCGCGCACAGCACCTCGTCGACGATGTCGAGGAGCACAAGATGCCGGGCATGGAGGCGCAGATCCGCTTCACCATCTCGGCCCCCGACGTCGCGGAGCTGGAACGTCGCCGCCGGGTCCTGGAGATGCAGTTCAAGCAGGACCTGAAGGTCACCCTGCTGCGCCCCACGCGCCAGCAGTGGCGTCTGCTGCAGTCCCAGCTGCCCGGCGACGCGCCCAAGCTGCCCATCGCGCCCTATCTGCGGCTGCAGGAGGTCGAGCAGCTCGGCGCCGGTCTGCCCACCGCGGGCACCGAGCTGGGGGACAACCCCGAGCAGCGCTCCGGGAAGCGGCTCGGCTGGGTGGGGAACCTGGTCGGCTGGGCGGGCAAGATGCCCGTCCACTACTCCCTGCACGTCGGCCCCGCCCGCAACGACGGCGGCGGTCTCGCCATCGTCGGCGCGTCTGGCGGAGGCAAGTCCTCGCTCGCCCTGCAGAAGTTCTACGAGGAGTCGGAGGCGGGCGTGCGCTGCCTGGTCATCGACCCCAAGACCGACTTCGCCCAGCTCTGCTACTACCTGGGCTTCGGATCGCAGGTGAACGACCCGGACTTCGCGCACGACGCGGAGACGGGCCTGCTCGGCACCGAGGCCAGCCGGTTCCGGCCGGTCAACCCGGAGTTCTGGGCCGAGACCGAGGTCGTCGACCTCCTCAAGGGCCAGGCCGGTGTGCTCGATCCCTGGGTGATCGCCCGCGACGTGCCCTCGGGCCGGCTGCTCGCCGAAACGATGCTGCGCGGCTTCCTCGGCGACGAGGACTACCAGCGGGTGCGCCTTCCCGTCATCGAGGCGATGGCCACCGTCGTCGGCTGGTACAACTCCGCGATCCGGCAGGCCACCGAGCAGGGACTGGGCGCACGCGACGCCGAACAGCGCGTCCCCAGGCCCACGCTGTGGCAGGTCGTCGACGAGGTCGTACGCGCCTACGACCACGCGGTGTCCACCGGCGACCGTGAGTCCGCGAAGGATCTCAAGCTCGCCCAGATGCTCCTCACCGAGCTGCGGACACTGCCGTACGCGCGACTGGCGTTCGCCGAGCGTCCGCAGCCGCTGTCCGCGATGCGCAAGCGCCGTACGGTCATCACCCTGCGCGGCTTCCAGTCCCCTGCCGCATCCGACCCCCGCAGCTGGAACCCGGCCGAGCGCCTCGCCGCCACCGCGCTGATGGCCGTCGTGGAGCTGGGCAGCCAGATGCTGGACGTCGGTTACGAGAAGAACCCGGTGACGGGCGAGGTCGGGCTGCGGCCCAAGGCCCTCTTCGTCGACGAGGCGTACGTCGTCACCGCGACCGAGAGCGGCCGCGACCTGATGCGGCGCGCGCTCAAGCAGGGCCGCTCGTATCTGGCCGTCACCGTCCTGATCACCCAGCAGGCCATCGACCTCGTCCAGATCGAGGACTCCGAGGCCCGCAGCGGTGGCGCCAACCAGATCCACACGGTCTTCGCCTTCAAGCAGAAGTCCGCCCAGGAAGCGTCCCTGGTGGCACCGTTGCTGGGCCGCCCCGAGAACGACCCCAAGGTCATCTCGGCCCTGCAGGAACTGCGCACGGGCGTGTGCCTGCAGCGCGACGCCGACAAGCGGGTGGGCACGGTGGCGGTGGACCTGGTCTTCAAGGAGATCCTCGCGGCCACGGACACCAACGGCACGACCCGGCCGTCCCGGCAGGGGATCGACCCGCCGCTGAGCGTGTGGGACTGGACCTTCCTGCAGGAGGCGGGCGAGTCGGATCCGGCGCCGCGACCGGAAGCGGAGCCGACGGCCGCGGTCTGA
- a CDS encoding TrbC/VirB2 family protein has protein sequence MYLAATSLEGMFGEIQDILRNVGTMVAVIALLILGIRMLLSMKRGDGMREAFQGFGMIALAALIIGGATGLAGLLIDLGGQIGGGGEGGES, from the coding sequence ATGTACTTGGCAGCAACCTCCCTCGAGGGAATGTTCGGTGAGATCCAGGACATCCTCCGCAACGTCGGCACCATGGTCGCCGTCATCGCCCTGCTCATCCTCGGCATCCGGATGCTGCTGTCGATGAAGCGCGGCGACGGAATGCGTGAGGCCTTCCAGGGCTTCGGCATGATCGCGCTCGCCGCACTGATCATCGGTGGCGCGACCGGTCTGGCCGGTCTGCTCATCGACCTCGGCGGCCAGATCGGCGGCGGTGGCGAGGGCGGCGAGAGCTGA
- a CDS encoding conjugal transfer protein yields the protein MTDHSSSAGGVGHGRPSEQPAQFGPVEQAAWQQAQAQQHGQHPQQHGQQAQQHGQAAQAQHPQQTRSPYGCPAAAAPSPQPQPQQPTDAARAQVAAAWVRRAPQAAVPPSQAAVPTLPPRADQPPAESKKDKRERAKAERKAAYERRKAERGERGRSAPAPTGGQRTASAGPHTVAASTAPQQVASAAPARAGFDVPRPGGRLPAQGRRTHVALRATLLITTCAFALGSCGVMGLVVGKSSDVRSAALDTKDVQRFRLTEFPTRTAATFAEEYAALCLTYSPPTADQRRKALTRYASAGVDADCGWDGSGKQSVTLATWDGTAEEIPEYGKNGRYLGVQVRLSTGRTTTLSVPVYVKDLAGASGLRIVGDVGEMPLPVRGTAPEVDKDDEVVDQDLSDQLRTKVLPGYFEAWAESDATAMTRFTTPDATLAATSGLAGALSAPKIHEVAALAPAGTDDGDSVAYDEGESVWARVTVEWGGGTSADETAGREPGPVVRRSYRVTVVNTAQGWFIKDIRGGVLDPTGGRADEGDPVTPGTEGVPPADDAEPSGTGKPADNAPPPGGAKPADGGKPAGAKRP from the coding sequence ATGACGGACCACAGCAGTTCTGCCGGCGGGGTCGGCCACGGCCGGCCTTCGGAGCAGCCCGCGCAGTTCGGCCCTGTGGAGCAGGCGGCCTGGCAGCAGGCGCAGGCACAGCAACACGGTCAGCACCCGCAGCAGCATGGTCAGCAGGCACAGCAGCATGGTCAGGCGGCGCAGGCACAGCACCCGCAGCAGACGCGCAGCCCTTACGGCTGTCCGGCCGCCGCCGCCCCGTCCCCTCAGCCTCAGCCCCAGCAGCCGACCGACGCCGCGCGCGCCCAGGTCGCCGCCGCCTGGGTGCGCCGTGCACCGCAGGCCGCCGTGCCGCCGAGCCAGGCGGCCGTACCGACCCTGCCGCCGCGTGCGGACCAGCCCCCCGCCGAGTCGAAGAAGGACAAGCGGGAGCGGGCGAAGGCCGAGCGCAAGGCCGCGTACGAGCGCAGGAAGGCAGAGCGAGGGGAGCGCGGCCGATCCGCCCCTGCGCCGACGGGCGGGCAGCGCACCGCATCCGCGGGTCCGCACACCGTCGCCGCCTCCACGGCGCCGCAGCAGGTCGCGTCCGCCGCGCCCGCCCGTGCGGGGTTCGACGTGCCGCGGCCCGGCGGGCGGCTGCCCGCCCAGGGCCGGCGTACCCATGTCGCCCTGCGCGCCACCCTCTTGATCACCACCTGCGCCTTCGCGCTCGGCTCGTGCGGTGTCATGGGCCTGGTCGTCGGCAAGTCGTCCGACGTGCGGAGCGCCGCCCTGGACACCAAGGACGTGCAGCGCTTCCGGCTCACCGAGTTCCCGACGCGGACCGCGGCGACCTTCGCCGAGGAGTACGCGGCGCTGTGTCTCACGTACTCGCCGCCGACCGCCGACCAGCGCCGCAAGGCCCTGACCCGCTACGCCTCGGCCGGCGTCGACGCCGACTGCGGGTGGGACGGCAGCGGCAAGCAGAGCGTCACGCTCGCCACCTGGGACGGGACCGCCGAGGAGATTCCCGAGTACGGAAAGAACGGCCGGTACCTGGGAGTTCAGGTCAGGCTGTCGACAGGCCGCACGACGACCCTCTCCGTGCCGGTGTACGTGAAGGACCTGGCCGGGGCCTCGGGCCTGCGGATCGTCGGCGACGTGGGCGAGATGCCGCTGCCGGTGCGCGGTACCGCGCCCGAGGTGGACAAGGACGACGAGGTCGTCGACCAGGACCTCTCCGATCAGCTCCGGACCAAGGTGCTGCCCGGCTACTTCGAGGCATGGGCGGAGTCCGACGCGACGGCGATGACCCGCTTCACCACTCCCGACGCGACCCTCGCGGCCACTTCGGGGCTGGCCGGCGCACTGTCAGCGCCGAAGATCCACGAGGTGGCCGCCCTGGCGCCGGCGGGCACGGACGACGGCGACTCGGTCGCGTACGACGAGGGCGAGTCGGTGTGGGCCCGTGTGACCGTCGAATGGGGCGGCGGCACTTCGGCCGACGAGACGGCCGGCCGCGAGCCGGGCCCGGTGGTCCGGCGTTCGTACCGGGTGACGGTGGTGAACACCGCGCAGGGCTGGTTCATCAAGGACATCCGGGGCGGGGTGCTCGACCCGACGGGCGGGCGTGCCGACGAAGGCGATCCCGTCACCCCCGGCACCGAGGGCGTCCCGCCCGCCGACGACGCTGAGCCGTCCGGGACCGGAAAGCCCGCCGACAACGCCCCGCCGCCCGGGGGCGCAAAGCCCGCCGACGGCGGGAAGCCGGCCGGTGCGAAGCGTCCCTGA